Below is a genomic region from Paenibacillus rhizovicinus.
ACTTTGGTATATCATTAGCGCCGTCATCGTTATTTTTCTTCAGCGTTTCTTATTTCGCTATTACGGCATGCGCAAAGTCAGCTATTCGCGATCGTTCAACGTGCAAACCTGTTTCGAAGGCGATGCCATCGAGATGGTGGAGAAACTCTCGAACGGCAAACTGCTCCCGGTTCCGTGGCTGCGCGTGGAATCGCTGCTTAACGCGGGACTGAAATTCGAGAGCGACGCCAATTTCGCCGTCAGCAACGGAGAGCTTTTTCAAAATCACCGCAGTTTGTTCAGCTTGATGGGCAATAAACAGCTGACGAGGAGACATGTCGTACACGCCGCGCAGCGGGGCTGTTATCGGATCACGGGCGCCTCGCTGACGTTCGGCGATTTGTTCGGCTTGTTCAGCACGTGGAAGTCCATTCCGCTGGAGGTTGAACTGCTCGTCTATCCATTGCCTGCTGACCGCAGCTTGATTCAATTGCCTTCACGAAGCTGGCAGGGAGATATCGCGGTGCGGAGATGGATCGTGGAAGATCCGTTCGCCATCAGCGGCGTTAGGGAATACCGTCCCGGCGATCCGCTCAAGATGATCAACTGGAACGCGACGGCGAGAACGGGAAACATGCAGGTTCACCGGCGCGATTATACGGCGGATTTTCGGCTGATCGTGGCGTTGAACGTCGAGGATCACGCCGGGATGTGGCATAACGTCACCGATACGTCCGTCATCGAGCAAGGAATTCGGCTTGCGGCAGGCATTATGCAATTGGCTACGGAACAAGGGCTTG
It encodes:
- a CDS encoding DUF58 domain-containing protein, translating into MGILWYIISAVIVIFLQRFLFRYYGMRKVSYSRSFNVQTCFEGDAIEMVEKLSNGKLLPVPWLRVESLLNAGLKFESDANFAVSNGELFQNHRSLFSLMGNKQLTRRHVVHAAQRGCYRITGASLTFGDLFGLFSTWKSIPLEVELLVYPLPADRSLIQLPSRSWQGDIAVRRWIVEDPFAISGVREYRPGDPLKMINWNATARTGNMQVHRRDYTADFRLIVALNVEDHAGMWHNVTDTSVIEQGIRLAAGIMQLATEQGLETAFVCNGHDMDKPGEVMVTERGGGHEHLNYVFGQMSKLVIARTLPFHTMLEQLSPEWGERSDVVVISAFISEDIEEMMGQLRRDGHAVDWLPIAEKEAEAV